The following proteins are co-located in the Chaetodon trifascialis isolate fChaTrf1 chromosome 14, fChaTrf1.hap1, whole genome shotgun sequence genome:
- the LOC139342753 gene encoding phospholipid phosphatase-related protein type 3-like, whose protein sequence is MTSPKNKAKKKPPKDSMTLLPCFYFVELPIVLSSLVSLYFLELTDVLSPAMVGFRCHDRDLSMPYVETGDELIPLLMLLSLAFAGPAASIMMGEGLMYCMQSKLKTCPKSESSINAGGCSFNSFLRRTVRFVGVHVFGLLATALVTDVIQLATGYHAPFFLTVCQPNYTAPGVSCDNNAYITRDICMGKDQYAIMSARKTFPSQHATLSGFAAVYISMYFNASISSTTKLLKPLLVFAFCMAAGLAGLTQITQHRSHPIDVYVGYLIGAGIGVYLAVYAVGNFKASEEDAHSLQRLTPAQQKDGLRVLSQRSHDSLYRKTPRVSESREELGVGLGSGARSKVRREKASLASLKRASADVELLATRGPMGKETMVTFSNTLPRVANGNSPISPSDEPAPTQRHMTFHVPFDPQRSRQLVSEWKQRSLELRSQSSRDEEEGADENDADEGGVGDGGEQEMPSSLYPTVQANKGIATPTASRMAVAPPLVHIPEEASRPPPVSPKSAKTRAKWLSLTEGGGVKEPGPGPIAVSTPRVPNTQPNQPPSQQRVTQVIAMSKQQGHGPISSSTKTSEGGSSSGGGSNCSESPYYRIPSDRDSCTGSNPGSIAGSGSIVTIDAHAPHHPVVRVSANNGKPWEWRNTISGNMMMADTTGDKHRAALQRQDNVSHYRDYRTLPVKTDSLSSSSASGSAEGGVELPPPPLPTSSSPLPPPPQLSSSPLPPPPPHSSSSPLPPPPHPSSSPVPPPLPPPASSHMPLPPHLSSQMPPPLHQSSAQMPPPPHPSSIQMPPPPHPSSIQMLPPPHPSSSPLPPPPHSSSSMPPPPHPSSSSMLPPPPHPDLLMDSHSQALSRSSTLPRRPSVSARSHAEQEHYYKAMQNERML, encoded by the exons ATGACGTCCCCCAAAAATAAAGCCAAGAAGAAACCACCCAAAGACAGCATGACGCTGCTgccgtgcttttattttgtagag CTCCCCATCGTCCTGTCCTCCTTGGTGTCCCTGTACTTCCTGGAGCTGACGGATGTGCTGTCCCCTGCGATGGTGGGCTTCCGTTGCCATGACCGCGACCTCTCCATGCCATACGTGGAGACGGGTGATGAGCTCATCcctctgctgatgctgctgagtTTGGCCTTTGCCGGTCCTGCAGCGTCT ATCATGATGGGGGAGGGCCTGATGTACTGCATGCAATCCAAACTGAAGACATGTCCCAAGTCGGAGAGCAGCATCAACGCTGGAGGCTGCAGCTTCAACTCCTTCCTACGCAGAACCGTGCGCTTCGTCG gtgttcatgtgttcgGTCTCCTGGCAACAGCCCTGGTGACAGATGTCATCCAGTTAGCTACTGGTTACCACGCCCCTTTCTTCCTCACCGTCTGCCAGCCCAATTACACGGCCCCGGGAGTGTCATGTGACAACAACGCCTACATCACACGGGACATCTGCATGGGCAAAGACCAGTACGCCATCATGTCAGCTAG GAAAACATTTCCATCCCAGCATGCAACGCTCTCTGGCTTCGCTGCTGTCTATATCTCC ATGTACTTCAATGCTAGCATCAGCAGCACGACCAAGCTTCTGAAGCCGCTGCTGGTGTTTGCCTTCTGCATGGCGGCGGGCCTCGCCGGGCTGACGCAGATAACTCAGCACCGCAGTCACCCAATAGACGTGTACGTGGGATACCTCATAGGAGCCGGCATCGGAGTCTACCTG GCTGTGTACGCGGTGGGAAACTTCAAAGCATCAGAAGAAGATGCCCACTCCTTGCAGAGACTGACCCCAGCTCAGCAGAAAGATGGCCTGAGGGTGCTGAGTCAGCGGAGCCATGACTCCCTGTACAGGAAGACTCCCAGGGTgtctgagagcagagaggagctggggGTGGGGCTGGGGTCCGGGGCCCGCAGTaaggtgaggagggagaaggcGTCCCTGGCCTCCCTCAAACGAGCAAGCGCCGATGTGGAGCTCCTGGCTACCCGGGGTCCCATGGGCAAGGAAACCATGGTAACCTTCAGCAACACCTTGCCCCGAGTCGCAAACGGCAACAGCCCCATATCCCCCTCAGACGAGCCGGCCCCCACGCAGCGTCACATGACCTTCCACGTGCCCTTTGACCCCCAGAGGTCTCGGCAGCTGGTGTCAGAGTGGAAGCAGCGCTCGCTTGAGCTCCGCAGCCAGAGCTCGcgagacgaggaggagggagcggACGAGAACGATGCAGATGAAGGAGGAGTGGGAGacggaggagagcaggagatgcCTTCATCTCTTTATCCGACGGTGCAAGCCAACAAAGGCATCGCCACGCCGACCGCTAGCAGGATGGCGGTGGCACCCCCACTCGTTCACATCCCAGAGGAGGCCTCTCGGCCGCCACCTGTCTCCCCCAAGAGTGCCAAGACCCGCGCCAAGTGGCTGTCACTCACCGAGGGGGGAGGGGTGAAAGAGCCGGGACCAGGACCCATCGCGGTGTCGACTCCCCGCGTGCCCAACACGCAGCCCAACCAGCCGCCCAGCCAGCAGAGAGTCACTCAG gtgATAGCCATGTCCAAGCAGCAGGGTCACGGGCCCATCTCTTCATCCACTAAGACATCAGAAGGCGGCTCTTCCTCTGGCGGCGGGTCCAACTGCTCCGAGTCGCCATATTACCGCATCCCATCTGATCGAGACAGCTGCACTGGAAGCAACCCAGGGAGCATCGCCGGAAGCGGGAGCATCGTCACGATCGACGCTCACGCTCCTCACCACCCGGTGGTGCGTGTGTCGGCCAATAACGGCAAGCCGTGGGAGTGGAGAAACACCATCAGTGGTAACATGATGATGGCCGACACGACGGGGGACAAACACCGCGCAGCGCTGCAGCGACAGGACAATGTCAGTCACTACCGGGATTACCGGACACTGCCAGTCAAAACAGactccctcagctcctcctcggCCAGCGGCAGTGCCGAAGGAGGGGTAGAGCTGCCTCCCCCGCCTCTCccgacctcctcctcccctctgcctccccctcctcagctCTCGTCGTCCCCTCTACCGCCACCACCTCCTCACTCGTCTTCTTCCCCCTTGCCTCCCCCTCCACACCCGAGCTCCTCTCCagtgcctcctcctctccctccacctgcctcctctcacatgCCTCTCCcacctcacctgtcctctcaAATGCCCCCACCTCTGCACCAATCCTCCGCTCAGATGCCCCCGCCTCCGCACCCATCCTCCATTCAGATGCCCCCGCCTCCACACCCATCCTCCATTCAGATGCTCCCGCCTCCACACCCATCCTCTTCCCCTCTGCCACCGCCACCTCATTCCTCATCCTCCatgcctccccctcctcacccatCCAGCTCCAGCatgcttccccctcctccccatccCGACTTACTGATGGACAGCCACAGCCAGGCACTGTCCCGTTCCTCCACCCTGCCTCGCCGGCCCTCCGTCTCCGCCCGCAGCCACGCCGAGCAGGAGCACTACTACAAGGCCATGCAGAATGAGAGGATGTTATAG